The following are encoded together in the Octopus sinensis linkage group LG15, ASM634580v1, whole genome shotgun sequence genome:
- the LOC115219657 gene encoding uncharacterized protein LOC115219657 — protein sequence MLHKYKDGNMKVVANDSRSLIAAEKNIKSKRNALEITLAVKHFTDFYTVEAFVHKLITIDHCHYLCRKKEFLPILLIQRWSTILLSYGFKMECIPSKKLGYAVCLSRLISKNVKLFEDTMIDALQAENEIRNVLCNVIRELSVTLQDRMKIRKR from the coding sequence atgctacataaatataaagatggtAACATGAAGGTGGTGGCTAATGACTCACGTTCTCTGATAGCAGCAGAGAAAAATATCAAATCGAAAAGGAATGCTCTAGAGATTACTTTAGCCGTGAAAcatttcacagatttttacaCAGTAGAAGCTTTCGTTCACAAACTGATCACCATCGATCATTGTCACTATTTGTGTCGAAAAAAGGAATTCCTACCCATATTGCTAATACAACGATGGAGTACGATATTATTAAGCTATGGTTTCAAGATGGAGTGTATACCATCCAAGAAACTAGGTTATGCGGTTTGTTTATCTAGACTGATTTCTAAAAATGTGAAACTATTTGAAGATACCATGATTGATGCTTTGCAAGCGGAAAATGAAATTAGAAATGTTTTGTGTAACGTTATTCGTGAACTGTCAGTGACTTTACAAGatagaatgaaaatcagaaaacgataa